A genome region from Flavobacterium sp. CFS9 includes the following:
- a CDS encoding murein L,D-transpeptidase gives MRNFTSSSVIIAVSFLLFSFGSSAKESDVSHKFKKFDNVSASNRYLFKIAVDAAAISQFYKKYPKLKKYQNDVLDLYKKKEYKMIWYDEKSVSEFGALLYQKVRLLNEQGIKASMPYMNLVDDVFNENVTNDLPQIETELLLSNMYVFYASNVYSGVDPATLKKIGWFLPAKTISYSKILDSLMVDPDRLNKDENLLFGQYYKLKSVLKRYRNIEKNNQWTKIDIDSINYKDLKPFDSGVAIRQIRQRLFVVGDLAQDSKRDVYDEEMMAGILKYKKRYGLKLNYTLTRDHINQMNEPIGNRIKTIMLNMERCRWIPASLAKASEYIMVNIPSFRLIYVKDGKYELVSDVFVGTRMTETVIFSGNMDRIVFSPYWYVPQSIIKNELKLKMAEDKNYLADHNMEWNGGNVRQKPGPKNSLGLVKFMFPNPNDIYLHDTPAKSLFDFEKRIFSHGCINVKEAKSLALAILKDNPDWPVDKIDKAMSGEKETTCMLKTKIPIYIGYFTAWVNDDGEIGFYPDVYDRDKQLDKLLYSDSVVSK, from the coding sequence TGTAAGCCACAAATTCAAAAAGTTTGATAATGTTTCTGCATCGAATAGGTACCTTTTCAAAATTGCTGTTGATGCGGCAGCAATCAGTCAGTTTTACAAAAAATACCCCAAATTAAAAAAATACCAGAATGACGTTTTGGACCTGTATAAGAAAAAGGAATACAAAATGATTTGGTACGATGAAAAAAGTGTGAGTGAATTTGGTGCGTTGTTGTATCAGAAAGTGCGCTTGCTCAATGAGCAGGGAATTAAGGCCTCAATGCCTTATATGAATCTGGTAGATGATGTTTTTAATGAGAATGTAACAAATGATCTCCCTCAAATTGAGACAGAACTATTGTTGTCTAATATGTATGTTTTTTACGCAAGTAATGTTTATTCGGGAGTTGATCCGGCGACACTAAAAAAAATTGGATGGTTTCTTCCTGCAAAAACTATTTCTTACTCAAAAATACTGGATTCCCTTATGGTTGATCCGGATCGACTGAATAAAGACGAAAATCTTTTGTTTGGACAATACTACAAACTTAAATCGGTATTGAAACGATACAGAAACATCGAGAAAAACAATCAATGGACAAAAATTGATATTGACAGCATCAATTATAAAGACCTAAAGCCTTTTGATAGTGGTGTTGCCATCAGGCAAATTAGGCAGCGATTGTTTGTGGTGGGAGATTTGGCGCAAGATTCCAAAAGAGATGTGTACGATGAAGAGATGATGGCCGGAATTTTAAAGTATAAAAAAAGGTACGGACTTAAACTGAATTATACTTTAACCCGTGATCATATCAATCAGATGAATGAACCTATTGGCAATCGTATTAAAACGATCATGTTAAATATGGAACGCTGCCGATGGATACCGGCTTCATTAGCAAAGGCCAGCGAGTATATAATGGTCAACATTCCATCCTTTAGACTGATTTATGTTAAAGATGGAAAATATGAACTTGTTTCGGATGTTTTTGTAGGAACCCGAATGACCGAGACTGTAATTTTTAGCGGTAATATGGATCGAATTGTATTTAGCCCGTATTGGTATGTTCCGCAGAGTATCATCAAAAATGAGCTGAAACTGAAAATGGCAGAAGATAAAAACTATCTGGCAGATCATAATATGGAATGGAACGGAGGGAATGTAAGACAAAAACCGGGGCCTAAAAATTCTTTGGGATTAGTTAAATTCATGTTTCCAAATCCAAACGATATTTACCTGCACGATACTCCTGCGAAAAGTTTGTTTGATTTTGAAAAGCGTATTTTCAGCCACGGCTGTATTAATGTTAAAGAAGCAAAATCATTGGCTTTGGCTATTTTGAAAGATAATCCGGATTGGCCAGTGGATAAAATAGATAAGGCAATGAGCGGTGAAAAAGAAACGACTTGTATGCTGAAAACCAAAATCCCAATTTATATCGGATACTTTACCGCCTGGGTAAATGATGACGGAGAAATTGGTTTTTATCCTGATGTTTACGACAGAGATAAACAACTGGATAAATTATTGTATTCCGATTCAGTTGTTTCGAAATAA
- a CDS encoding ABC transporter permease yields the protein MIFNWFKIFIYHLKQNKLFSFLNVLGLSIGIAGVIFAILYWNNENAYDQWNPEKDNAYQVFNKIGATGDTWASSSVPFGRTCKATIPEIESICFFNSWYSNDMIKYQGQKFFHKKIAVSDNGFFDMFPLPIVKGAKTNILKEKNSVAISEETAKLLFKNDDPIGKSITYNYTNYTVKSVYKIIAPSAFEPNYVFSGVTREGDEQSWGNFNYALMIKVKKGVDIATVLKKMQNVNYVNRTLKDAKANGQTPEQYVKENGEITVLLDKLSDARLHGIKASQGPSYPEGKGNLQLLYIMVGLSILILILSLVNYINLATASAIKRAKEVGVRKIVGATKKQIVLQFIFETAIIVVLAILFALAIVELSLPYYNTFLKKSLTMNGSEFYLQLIFIFGLVIVLAGIFPAIYISNFETLKVLKGNFSRSKSGIWIRNSMLIFQFGIAAFFIIGALIVNSQVSYMMNKDLGFSGDQVIKIPFNYQEYKTKLSKYQTTRQELLKMSGVVDVSTFAGSFGNSTNSSSGLTHNGIFVQPRNVEMDFGFLNMMKIKVVQGRDLSPKFASDTIDNWLVNETLVKTLGLKKPLNTVITSGWGNEKGNMKFKIVGIVKDFHITGLQDKVPPMVFINLKTLKWNNFDNIYVKVSPNNLSETLAKLDKYWTKNINQDYPFEYEFVDKGFARTYQEQVKQKNLFFILNLVVIIIAIFGLFALASFSMERRLKEIAIRKTLGAETDALLKELSKQYVGFCLLGFVIGIIPAYILLQKWLENFAFRIGVSVIPFSIALASLLGLTLIIVLAKAYQVTKIDILKYLKYE from the coding sequence ATGATTTTTAACTGGTTTAAGATTTTTATATATCATTTGAAACAAAACAAATTGTTTTCGTTTTTGAATGTCCTGGGATTAAGCATTGGAATCGCCGGAGTGATTTTCGCTATTCTATATTGGAATAACGAAAATGCCTACGATCAATGGAATCCTGAAAAAGACAACGCTTATCAGGTTTTTAATAAAATCGGAGCAACCGGAGATACCTGGGCTTCAAGCAGTGTTCCCTTTGGGAGAACCTGTAAAGCAACCATTCCGGAAATCGAATCGATCTGTTTTTTCAATTCCTGGTATAGCAATGATATGATTAAATATCAGGGGCAAAAATTCTTTCATAAAAAAATTGCCGTTTCAGACAATGGCTTTTTCGACATGTTTCCGCTCCCTATTGTAAAAGGGGCTAAAACCAATATCCTAAAAGAAAAAAACAGTGTTGCAATATCTGAAGAAACAGCAAAGTTACTTTTTAAAAACGACGACCCGATTGGTAAATCGATTACCTATAATTACACAAACTACACGGTAAAATCAGTTTACAAAATCATAGCGCCTTCGGCATTTGAACCTAATTATGTATTTAGCGGAGTTACCCGTGAAGGCGATGAACAAAGCTGGGGTAACTTTAATTATGCTTTGATGATTAAAGTCAAAAAAGGTGTTGATATTGCTACTGTTTTAAAGAAAATGCAGAACGTAAATTACGTTAACCGAACTTTAAAAGATGCTAAAGCCAACGGACAGACTCCGGAACAATATGTTAAAGAAAATGGCGAGATAACGGTATTACTGGACAAATTAAGCGATGCACGTCTGCATGGTATAAAAGCTTCGCAAGGGCCTAGTTATCCTGAAGGAAAAGGAAATCTGCAACTGCTTTATATTATGGTTGGTCTTTCTATTTTGATTCTGATTCTTTCACTGGTAAACTATATCAATTTAGCAACGGCTTCAGCAATAAAACGTGCTAAGGAAGTTGGTGTTCGTAAAATTGTCGGAGCAACTAAAAAGCAAATTGTTCTTCAGTTTATTTTCGAGACAGCTATAATAGTAGTTCTGGCTATTCTTTTTGCTTTGGCAATTGTTGAACTTTCACTACCTTACTACAATACTTTCCTGAAAAAATCTTTAACTATGAACGGCAGTGAATTTTACCTGCAGCTCATTTTTATTTTCGGATTAGTAATCGTTTTGGCTGGAATTTTCCCTGCCATTTACATCTCTAATTTTGAGACTTTAAAAGTACTAAAAGGAAACTTCTCCAGAAGTAAAAGCGGTATTTGGATTCGAAATTCGATGCTTATTTTCCAGTTTGGTATTGCTGCTTTTTTTATCATAGGTGCTTTAATCGTGAATTCTCAGGTGAGTTATATGATGAACAAAGACCTTGGTTTTAGTGGAGATCAGGTTATCAAAATTCCTTTTAATTATCAGGAATACAAAACGAAATTATCCAAATATCAAACCACCAGACAGGAACTTTTAAAAATGTCCGGCGTTGTAGATGTATCCACCTTTGCCGGTTCTTTCGGAAACAGTACAAACTCCAGCTCAGGGCTTACACATAACGGTATTTTTGTACAGCCAAGAAATGTCGAGATGGATTTTGGTTTCCTGAACATGATGAAAATTAAAGTTGTTCAGGGAAGGGATTTATCTCCAAAATTTGCTTCGGATACCATTGACAATTGGTTAGTAAACGAAACTCTTGTTAAAACACTAGGGCTTAAGAAACCACTCAATACGGTTATAACATCGGGCTGGGGGAACGAAAAAGGCAACATGAAATTTAAAATCGTGGGCATTGTAAAAGATTTTCATATCACAGGTTTACAGGACAAAGTTCCTCCAATGGTTTTTATCAATCTTAAAACTCTGAAGTGGAATAATTTTGACAATATTTATGTAAAAGTTTCCCCGAATAATCTGTCCGAAACCTTAGCAAAACTAGACAAATACTGGACGAAAAACATCAATCAGGATTATCCTTTTGAATACGAATTTGTCGATAAAGGTTTTGCGAGAACCTATCAGGAACAGGTCAAACAGAAGAATTTATTTTTCATTTTAAACCTTGTGGTCATTATCATCGCCATTTTCGGATTGTTTGCTTTAGCATCTTTTTCAATGGAGCGAAGACTGAAAGAAATTGCAATAAGAAAAACATTGGGCGCCGAAACAGATGCTTTATTAAAAGAATTATCCAAGCAATACGTTGGTTTTTGTTTACTGGGATTTGTGATTGGAATTATTCCGGCATACATTTTGCTTCAAAAATGGCTGGAAAACTTTGCCTTCAGAATTGGAGTTTCGGTAATTCCATTCAGTATCGCCTTAGCTTCTCTGTTAGGTTTAACACTTATCATCGTTTTAGCAAAAGCGTATCAGGTTACTAAGATTGATATCTTAAAATATTTAAAATACGAATAA
- a CDS encoding ABC transporter ATP-binding protein yields MITIQNLTKVFRTEEVETAALSGISLDIKKGDFLTIMGPSGCGKSTLLNIIGLLDSASGGSYQLLDQEMIGLKEKGRANVRKENIGFIFQNFNLIDELSVYDNIELPLIYNNVKAAERKQKIEAIAEKLNISHRLKHFPQQLSGGQQQRVAVARALVNDPKIILADEPTGNLDSKNGNEVMELLTDLHAKGATILMVTHSDYDASFSQRTIHMKDGVVFSEKFNQRNVDIFMDAK; encoded by the coding sequence ATGATAACCATTCAAAACCTAACCAAAGTTTTCAGAACAGAAGAAGTAGAAACAGCAGCTTTAAGCGGGATTTCTTTAGACATTAAAAAAGGAGATTTTTTAACCATTATGGGACCTTCGGGCTGCGGAAAATCGACTTTACTTAATATCATAGGTCTTCTGGACAGCGCTTCAGGCGGGAGTTACCAATTATTAGATCAGGAAATGATTGGTTTAAAAGAGAAAGGAAGAGCAAATGTCCGAAAAGAAAACATTGGCTTTATTTTCCAGAATTTTAACCTGATCGACGAGCTTTCGGTTTATGACAATATCGAATTGCCTTTGATCTACAACAATGTAAAAGCAGCTGAGAGAAAACAAAAAATTGAAGCTATTGCCGAGAAACTGAATATCTCTCACCGTCTTAAACATTTCCCGCAACAACTTTCGGGGGGACAACAGCAAAGAGTTGCCGTTGCAAGAGCTCTGGTAAACGATCCTAAAATTATTCTGGCCGATGAGCCAACCGGAAATTTAGATAGTAAAAATGGTAATGAGGTAATGGAACTCTTAACCGATTTACACGCTAAAGGAGCTACTATTTTAATGGTTACCCACTCTGATTATGATGCTTCGTTTTCGCAAAGAACGATTCATATGAAAGATGGTGTGGTATTCTCTGAGAAATTCAACCAACGAAATGTTGATATTTTTATGGACGCTAAATAA
- a CDS encoding efflux RND transporter periplasmic adaptor subunit → MDKIIPRKNRKFRYLTIAIGVFLILTTIVFFSFNTKRSLNVKADELTVQKVEKAFFEDFVVFQAKVEPLNVMLVNVTEGGSVKEIFVENGAMVTKGQPLARLFNPNTELNYLTQETAIIEQINNLNTGKLNIRNQELTLTKDLVLIEHDYNDAKRLYDMNAKLFEKDVISRNDWNNFKESLRFQDERKRTIQQSIQKEKQTNQLQISQINRSIQTMEKSLDILRNNKKNFLITAPESGRLTSFQPVLGKTFQAGESIGKIDSKQGYKLAADVDEFYLEKVREGLKGQVEFQGKNLEVLVTKVIPEVKNGHFRVELAFISKENITLQDGLSFGVKLILSEKNKTLVVSKGSFNQEAAGKWIFVIKGNKAERRNIKLGRENPSYYEVLEGLKEGESVITSSYTDYKDIEELSISSQ, encoded by the coding sequence ATGGACAAGATAATTCCTCGTAAAAATAGAAAATTTAGATATCTCACAATAGCAATTGGAGTTTTTTTAATTTTAACAACAATTGTATTTTTCTCGTTTAACACCAAAAGAAGTTTAAATGTAAAAGCCGATGAACTGACTGTTCAAAAAGTAGAAAAAGCTTTCTTTGAAGATTTCGTTGTTTTTCAGGCCAAAGTAGAACCTCTTAACGTAATGCTAGTGAATGTTACCGAAGGCGGATCTGTAAAAGAGATTTTTGTAGAGAACGGCGCAATGGTTACCAAAGGTCAGCCCTTAGCGCGTTTGTTCAATCCGAACACAGAACTGAATTATCTGACTCAGGAAACAGCGATTATCGAGCAAATCAATAATCTGAATACAGGAAAACTGAACATCAGAAATCAGGAGCTGACCTTAACTAAAGATCTGGTTTTAATTGAACACGATTACAATGATGCCAAAAGACTGTATGACATGAACGCCAAATTGTTTGAAAAAGATGTTATTTCGAGAAATGACTGGAATAATTTTAAAGAAAGCCTTCGTTTTCAGGACGAGCGCAAAAGAACGATCCAACAAAGTATTCAAAAAGAAAAACAAACCAATCAGCTTCAAATTTCTCAAATCAACCGTTCGATTCAGACTATGGAGAAAAGTCTGGATATTTTACGAAACAATAAAAAGAACTTTTTAATTACAGCACCTGAATCAGGCAGATTAACTTCTTTTCAGCCTGTGTTAGGAAAAACGTTTCAGGCTGGTGAAAGTATCGGAAAAATAGATTCTAAACAAGGTTATAAATTAGCCGCTGATGTAGACGAATTTTATTTGGAAAAAGTACGCGAAGGCTTGAAGGGTCAGGTAGAATTTCAAGGAAAAAATCTGGAAGTTTTAGTCACAAAAGTAATTCCGGAGGTAAAAAACGGGCATTTTAGAGTGGAGCTGGCTTTTATTTCCAAAGAAAATATCACTTTACAGGACGGACTTAGCTTTGGTGTGAAATTGATTCTGTCCGAAAAAAACAAAACACTTGTAGTTTCAAAAGGAAGTTTCAATCAGGAGGCTGCAGGAAAATGGATTTTTGTAATAAAAGGAAATAAAGCGGAAAGAAGAAACATAAAACTAGGCAGAGAAAACCCTTCGTATTATGAAGTTCTCGAAGGTTTAAAAGAAGGTGAATCAGTCATCACTTCATCCTATACCGATTATAAAGACATTGAAGAGTTATCGATTAGTTCGCAGTAA
- a CDS encoding sigma-54-dependent transcriptional regulator: MRKKQAHILIVDDQEEILFSAKMILKKHFETIFTTNSPKKIISILNENEINVVLLDMNYRIGFEDGREGIHWLKEIKTLSPQTIVILMTAFGKIDTAVEGIKIGAFDYVLKPWNNEKLLEIIDKAVIESRKNGKKEIVEKPTKSYFTGTSPKIKQAYSIAERVARTDANVLILGENGTGKYVFAEFIHLNSERKEQPFIHVDLGSLSDNLFESELFGYAKGAFTDAKTDTAGRFEAASGGTIFLDEIGNIPLHLQSKLLHVLQTKTVTRLGESKARPLNVRIIAATNADIKAEVKNKTFREDLLYRINTMEIYLPSLRERKDDIVPMANFILDKIAEKYNQENWCFEDNVGPYLEKYPWKGNIRELENKIERALILADNHTISVTNLDILDFEELQENDENPLSEMERNAIEKTLFKNNGNISKTAEELGLSRAALYRRIEKYDLKNS; the protein is encoded by the coding sequence ATGCGAAAGAAACAAGCCCATATTTTAATTGTCGACGATCAGGAAGAAATTCTTTTTTCGGCAAAAATGATTCTCAAAAAACATTTTGAAACCATTTTTACGACCAACAGTCCTAAAAAAATCATTTCCATTTTAAACGAAAATGAAATAAATGTGGTTTTATTGGACATGAATTACCGAATTGGTTTTGAAGATGGGCGCGAAGGAATTCACTGGCTGAAAGAAATTAAAACACTTTCGCCACAAACCATTGTGATATTAATGACTGCTTTTGGTAAAATTGATACCGCAGTTGAAGGAATAAAAATCGGAGCATTTGATTATGTTTTGAAACCCTGGAACAACGAAAAACTGCTTGAAATCATAGATAAGGCCGTAATCGAAAGCCGAAAGAATGGCAAAAAAGAAATAGTCGAAAAACCAACCAAAAGTTATTTTACAGGAACTTCTCCTAAAATTAAGCAGGCCTATAGCATTGCCGAAAGAGTCGCCAGAACAGATGCTAACGTTTTGATCTTAGGTGAAAACGGAACTGGAAAGTATGTTTTTGCGGAGTTTATCCATCTGAATTCAGAGCGTAAAGAGCAGCCTTTTATCCATGTCGATCTGGGTTCGCTGAGTGATAATTTGTTTGAAAGTGAGCTTTTTGGATATGCCAAAGGTGCTTTTACAGATGCTAAAACCGATACTGCGGGAAGGTTTGAAGCGGCTTCGGGCGGTACAATTTTTCTGGATGAGATAGGGAATATTCCATTACATCTGCAATCTAAGCTGTTACATGTTTTACAAACCAAAACCGTAACCCGTTTGGGTGAAAGCAAAGCGAGACCACTGAATGTGAGAATTATTGCGGCTACCAATGCCGATATAAAAGCTGAGGTAAAAAATAAAACTTTTAGGGAAGATTTACTGTACCGAATCAACACCATGGAGATCTATTTGCCTTCTTTGCGTGAGCGAAAAGACGATATTGTCCCAATGGCTAATTTTATTCTGGATAAAATTGCAGAAAAATACAATCAGGAAAATTGGTGTTTTGAGGACAATGTGGGCCCGTATTTAGAAAAATATCCATGGAAAGGAAACATTCGGGAATTGGAGAATAAGATTGAGCGGGCTTTAATTTTGGCCGATAATCATACGATTTCGGTGACCAATCTGGATATTTTAGATTTCGAAGAACTTCAGGAAAACGACGAAAATCCACTGTCTGAAATGGAACGAAACGCCATCGAAAAAACATTGTTTAAGAATAATGGAAATATCAGCAAAACAGCCGAAGAACTTGGGCTTTCAAGGGCAGCTTTGTACAGAAGGATTGAAAAATACGATCTGAAAAATAGCTAA
- a CDS encoding PAS domain-containing sensor histidine kinase, with protein MKNWKFYNALFARILFLMIPFFFCVFLTYKELYYNAILVGFIVFILLSEMYFFVKGQTLFYDKMLLSILQNDFLNNFPEESKKENFRNLFLLYDKLKVQRQEQTSKERIYQSILNNIDTATLILEKEGEDWNLFLMNNCFSNLFKVPKVSQWKYLKNYLPSLCEEIEKTDFTELKSAISIKIEDQDLQTFVLQTSHTKMYDKEYFIILLDSIQRVIEKKEKEAWINLMKIISHELMNSLTPIRALSQNLLQIVDQEELEEDDFEDIKSSISTIINRSDHLQVFVENYRKLAMLPTPTKKMTPINVLFEDCLRVMSPILKTENIELVNEINSSRSILIDKSQMEQVIINLITNSIYALKEKSEKKMFLSSYTENNRFFITISDNGKGIDTEIRDKVFLPFFTTRKDGAGIGLTLSKNIIEAHGGYLSYQTDEDKTSFVICLI; from the coding sequence ATGAAGAACTGGAAATTTTATAACGCTTTGTTTGCAAGGATTCTGTTCCTGATGATTCCCTTTTTCTTTTGTGTCTTTTTGACTTACAAGGAACTGTATTACAATGCAATTCTGGTTGGGTTTATCGTTTTTATATTGTTGTCTGAAATGTACTTTTTTGTTAAAGGACAGACCTTGTTTTACGATAAAATGCTTTTATCGATCCTGCAGAATGATTTTTTGAATAATTTTCCGGAAGAAAGCAAAAAGGAGAATTTCAGGAACTTGTTTTTACTTTATGATAAGTTAAAGGTGCAGCGACAGGAACAGACATCAAAAGAGCGCATCTATCAGTCCATTTTAAATAATATTGATACAGCTACTTTAATTCTCGAGAAAGAAGGCGAGGACTGGAATCTTTTTTTAATGAACAACTGCTTTTCAAACTTATTCAAAGTGCCAAAAGTAAGCCAATGGAAGTATCTTAAAAACTATTTGCCTTCTCTTTGTGAGGAAATCGAAAAGACTGATTTTACAGAATTGAAATCGGCTATTTCTATCAAAATTGAAGATCAGGACTTACAGACTTTTGTGCTTCAGACTTCGCATACGAAAATGTATGACAAAGAGTATTTTATTATTCTGTTGGACAGTATTCAGCGTGTCATTGAGAAAAAAGAAAAGGAAGCCTGGATCAATCTGATGAAGATTATTTCGCATGAGTTAATGAATTCGTTAACACCTATCCGTGCACTCTCGCAAAATTTACTGCAAATAGTGGATCAGGAGGAATTAGAAGAGGATGATTTTGAAGATATTAAAAGCAGTATTTCGACGATTATCAATCGAAGCGATCACTTGCAGGTTTTTGTGGAAAATTATCGAAAACTGGCCATGTTGCCCACTCCGACTAAAAAAATGACTCCTATAAATGTTCTTTTTGAAGACTGTCTTCGGGTAATGAGTCCAATTTTAAAGACGGAAAATATCGAATTGGTAAACGAAATTAATAGTTCAAGATCGATTTTAATTGATAAAAGTCAGATGGAACAGGTAATTATTAATTTGATTACTAACAGTATTTATGCTTTGAAAGAAAAGAGCGAAAAGAAGATGTTCTTGTCATCGTATACTGAAAACAATCGTTTTTTTATTACCATTTCGGATAACGGAAAAGGAATTGATACCGAGATCAGAGATAAAGTTTTTCTGCCGTTTTTCACCACCAGAAAAGACGGTGCCGGAATTGGGCTAACGCTTTCTAAAAATATCATTGAAGCGCACGGAGGCTATTTGAGTTACCAAACCGATGAAGACAAGACCAGCTTTGTAATTTGTCTGATTTGA
- a CDS encoding MGMT family protein, giving the protein MAEDNFFERVYAIARQIPYGKVTSYGAIAKALGTARSARMVGWAMNACHKMDDVPAHRVVNRKGLLTGKHHFDGTNLMQQLLESEGIKVVDNQIIDFEKHFWQPEIEL; this is encoded by the coding sequence ATGGCTGAAGATAATTTTTTTGAAAGAGTATATGCGATTGCCAGACAAATTCCGTACGGAAAAGTAACTTCTTATGGCGCAATTGCCAAAGCTTTAGGAACAGCGCGCTCTGCCCGAATGGTAGGCTGGGCCATGAACGCCTGTCACAAGATGGATGATGTTCCCGCGCATCGTGTGGTAAACAGAAAAGGGCTTCTCACCGGAAAACACCATTTTGACGGAACCAATTTAATGCAACAGTTACTCGAAAGCGAAGGCATTAAAGTCGTAGACAATCAGATTATAGATTTTGAAAAACACTTCTGGCAGCCTGAAATCGAGCTTTAA
- a CDS encoding LysE family transporter: MTLLTPLLSGFIAAFIGIIPPGLINMTAAKVNLKEGRKNALWFVAGAVLVIFFQVSLAVLFARVIDRRPDVVTLLREVGFVIFAILTIYFLFIAKEPKAKKSKIKKSSKKSRFFLGMLLSGLNFFPIPYYVVVSVTLASYHLFAFENNIIFTFVLGSVLGSFMALYSYIAFFGRIEKKTDYMMRNMNTIIGSITGLIAVLTLFNILTYYFS, from the coding sequence ATGACATTACTTACTCCCCTACTTTCCGGTTTCATTGCCGCTTTCATCGGGATTATTCCTCCAGGTTTAATCAATATGACAGCAGCCAAAGTAAATTTGAAAGAGGGCAGAAAGAATGCCTTATGGTTTGTTGCGGGAGCTGTTTTGGTAATCTTTTTTCAAGTCTCTCTGGCCGTTTTATTTGCGCGGGTAATTGATCGCAGACCCGATGTCGTTACACTGCTGCGTGAAGTGGGTTTTGTTATTTTTGCAATACTTACGATTTACTTTCTGTTTATCGCAAAAGAACCAAAGGCTAAAAAATCGAAGATTAAAAAGAGCAGTAAAAAAAGCCGCTTCTTTTTGGGAATGTTACTTTCAGGACTAAATTTCTTTCCTATTCCGTATTATGTGGTGGTAAGTGTTACTTTGGCTTCATACCATCTTTTCGCATTCGAAAACAATATCATTTTTACTTTTGTTTTAGGTTCTGTCTTGGGTTCTTTTATGGCTTTATACAGTTATATTGCTTTCTTTGGAAGGATTGAGAAAAAAACAGATTATATGATGCGAAACATGAATACCATTATTGGAAGCATCACCGGATTAATTGCTGTACTCACGCTTTTTAATATTTTGACTTACTATTTCAGCTAA
- the trmB gene encoding tRNA (guanosine(46)-N7)-methyltransferase TrmB: MGSKNKLKRFRENETFQNVFQPTREEVVGDLMPLKGKWNSDFFKNDNPLVLELGCGKGEYSVGLAEKYPNKNFIGIDIKGARFWRGAKTAVENGLHNVAFVRTQIELINHIFADNEVDEIWITFPDPQIKYKRTKHRMTNSEFLKLYKRILKKDGVVNLKTDSEFMHGYTLGLLHGEGHEVLYANHNVYKNEGSPEEVTAFQTFYEKQYLEINKAITYIRFKIKD, translated from the coding sequence GTGGGAAGTAAAAATAAACTAAAAAGATTCAGAGAAAACGAAACATTTCAAAACGTTTTTCAACCAACCAGAGAAGAAGTTGTAGGCGATTTAATGCCTTTGAAAGGAAAATGGAATTCTGATTTCTTTAAAAATGACAATCCATTAGTTTTAGAATTAGGATGTGGAAAAGGAGAATATTCTGTTGGACTGGCAGAAAAATATCCAAACAAAAATTTTATCGGAATTGATATTAAAGGTGCCCGTTTCTGGAGAGGTGCCAAAACCGCTGTTGAAAACGGATTACACAACGTTGCATTTGTTCGAACTCAAATCGAACTGATCAATCATATTTTTGCCGACAATGAGGTGGATGAAATCTGGATTACTTTTCCGGATCCGCAAATCAAATACAAGAGAACCAAACACCGTATGACCAATTCGGAGTTCTTGAAATTGTATAAAAGAATCCTTAAAAAAGACGGTGTCGTAAACTTAAAAACCGACAGCGAATTCATGCACGGTTATACGCTGGGATTGCTTCATGGTGAAGGCCACGAGGTTTTATACGCCAATCATAATGTATATAAAAATGAAGGAAGCCCTGAAGAAGTTACAGCATTCCAGACTTTTTATGAAAAACAATATTTAGAGATTAACAAGGCAATTACGTATATTCGTTTCAAAATTAAAGATTAA